Proteins encoded by one window of Kribbella flavida DSM 17836:
- a CDS encoding ArsR/SmtB family transcription factor, with product MVNSPVPDYELAETLELTTAEQVRAISDPLRTTILGLLHERAATVTELATAVGRPKSTVAHHVKVLADAGLLRVVRTRRVRAIEERYYGRVARMFYVGLGRQADGDELPQDFNDFEVAAKESAQAYDAGQLRSFIRHARIPEHQAAEFWRRVVQVIHEFDRLPRGGDTAYGFTVGLYPMLGYPTLPPARDEEQ from the coding sequence ATGGTGAACAGCCCGGTGCCCGACTACGAGCTCGCGGAGACGCTCGAGCTGACCACCGCCGAGCAGGTGCGGGCGATCAGCGATCCGCTGCGGACGACGATCCTGGGGCTGCTGCACGAGCGGGCCGCGACGGTCACCGAGCTGGCGACCGCGGTCGGCCGGCCGAAGAGCACGGTGGCGCACCACGTCAAGGTGCTCGCCGACGCGGGCCTGCTGCGGGTGGTTCGGACCCGGCGGGTGCGGGCGATCGAGGAGCGGTACTACGGGCGGGTCGCGCGGATGTTCTACGTCGGACTCGGCCGGCAAGCCGACGGCGACGAACTGCCCCAGGACTTCAACGACTTCGAGGTCGCGGCGAAGGAGTCGGCGCAGGCGTACGACGCCGGGCAGCTGCGGTCGTTCATCCGGCACGCGCGCATCCCGGAGCACCAGGCGGCGGAGTTCTGGCGACGGGTGGTGCAGGTGATCCACGAGTTCGACCGGTTGCCGCGCGGAGGCGACACGGCGTACGGGTTCACCGTCGGGCTCTACCCGATGCTCGGTTATCCGACGCTGCCGCCCGCGCGCGACGAGGAGCAGTGA
- a CDS encoding dienelactone hydrolase family protein, protein MAEVVLYHHAQGLTEGVLAFAEELRRAGHTVHTPDLFEGQVFGTLDEGLDYARQTGFGAVGARGIAAAEALGDAVVYAGFSLGVMPAQQLAQTRPGARGALLYYSCVPVSEFGEAWPAGVPVQIHGMDGDPFFVEEDGDLDAARALVASTDQAELFLYPGKEHLFADSSLPSYDEAAATLLTTRTLEFLARLD, encoded by the coding sequence ATGGCCGAGGTCGTGCTGTACCACCACGCGCAGGGGCTGACCGAAGGGGTGCTGGCCTTCGCCGAAGAGCTGCGCCGCGCAGGGCACACCGTGCACACACCAGACCTCTTCGAGGGGCAGGTCTTCGGCACCCTCGACGAGGGCCTGGACTACGCCCGGCAGACGGGTTTCGGCGCGGTCGGCGCCCGCGGGATCGCCGCCGCCGAGGCGCTGGGCGACGCCGTCGTGTACGCCGGGTTCTCGCTCGGGGTCATGCCCGCGCAGCAGCTGGCCCAGACTCGTCCGGGCGCTCGCGGAGCGCTGCTCTACTACTCCTGCGTGCCGGTCTCGGAGTTCGGTGAGGCGTGGCCGGCCGGTGTCCCGGTCCAGATCCACGGCATGGACGGGGACCCGTTCTTCGTCGAGGAGGACGGCGACCTCGACGCGGCCCGCGCGCTCGTCGCCTCCACCGACCAGGCCGAGCTCTTCCTCTACCCCGGCAAGGAGCACCTCTTCGCCGACTCCTCGCTCCCGTCGTACGACGAGGCGGCCGCGACCCTGCTGACCACCCGGACCCTCGAGTTCCTGGCCCGCCTCGACTGA
- a CDS encoding MarR family winged helix-turn-helix transcriptional regulator — translation MEREDLGALFARITRRLAEAERPLLERHGLSMWGYSVLVCLSDQPPATQQALAQAIGYDKSRLIALLDDLEADGLVARQPDPSDRRVRIVRLTDAGTTRLTAARADVRAMEEELLSPLTAADRRSLLKALPQLADGS, via the coding sequence ATGGAACGGGAGGACCTCGGAGCGCTGTTCGCCCGGATCACCCGCCGGCTGGCGGAGGCGGAGCGCCCGTTGCTGGAGCGCCACGGCCTGTCCATGTGGGGGTACAGCGTGCTGGTCTGCCTGAGCGACCAGCCGCCCGCCACCCAGCAGGCCCTGGCGCAGGCGATCGGCTACGACAAGAGCCGCCTGATCGCCCTGCTCGACGACCTGGAAGCCGACGGCCTCGTCGCCCGGCAGCCGGATCCCTCCGACCGCCGGGTGCGCATCGTCCGCCTCACCGACGCGGGCACCACCCGCCTGACCGCCGCCCGCGCCGACGTCCGCGCGATGGAGGAGGAGCTGCTCAGCCCACTGACCGCCGCCGATCGCCGCAGCCTGCTGAAAGCCCTCCCCCAGCTCGCCGACGGCAGCTGA
- a CDS encoding SRPBCC family protein: MHTKLTLRCETRSISVQAPPAAVLDLVADPRNLPRWAPGLGDSVHADGDDHWLIRNGTSTTRMIVRVAREQGTVDMLSADDPRLGAFTRVLPNGDGSEYQFSMLFPDSVPEPAVQEQLTVVEAELEAVRTLCEAAGSPGDVE; this comes from the coding sequence ATGCATACTAAATTGACGCTGCGCTGCGAGACGCGCTCCATCTCCGTCCAGGCCCCGCCGGCCGCCGTGCTCGACCTCGTCGCCGACCCGCGCAACCTGCCGCGCTGGGCGCCGGGTCTCGGCGACTCGGTGCACGCCGACGGTGACGACCACTGGCTGATCAGGAACGGCACGTCGACGACCCGGATGATCGTGCGCGTCGCCCGCGAGCAGGGAACCGTCGACATGCTGTCGGCCGACGATCCCCGGCTCGGCGCCTTCACCCGGGTCCTGCCCAACGGCGACGGCAGCGAGTACCAGTTCTCGATGCTCTTTCCCGACAGCGTTCCCGAGCCGGCGGTGCAGGAGCAGCTGACGGTCGTCGAGGCGGAGCTGGAAGCCGTCCGCACGCTGTGCGAGGCGGCCGGGTCACCAGGTGACGTTGAGTAG
- a CDS encoding cytochrome P450 produces the protein MTDAQQSVSEYADFDPFSAHRDDPYPYFAQLRDERPVMPSAMMGGAYLVTRYEDVLRVVHDPGTFSSVGSLPVPAASNPPEVIRALPGFALVETIASGVEVDAPRHTRMRTNFLRAHRGPRVSALAPRIEQQAHALLDEVAADGRADLAAAYADPLTLWATNTLLGVPEADHRRFEGWAHAMAAILTPTAPLDRKLEAARQLHEYQDWAADWVRDRRESPRDDVFSTYAAGDPGAGVAPLQDDELLYSALLHWVAGFDTTRNGILSTLFLMLREPALWERATDARQVEDIVEEALRMDAPHRGLLRVTTRDVTVGGVDLPAGTPLLLMFGSANRDERFFPDPDICVLDRPNARQHLSFGAGDHRCPGATMARYELRTAARVAATRLPTARLDGEPRWRADYFFRGLELLNVTW, from the coding sequence GTGACTGACGCCCAGCAGTCCGTGTCCGAGTACGCCGACTTCGATCCGTTCTCCGCCCACCGCGACGACCCGTACCCCTACTTCGCCCAGCTCCGGGACGAACGACCGGTCATGCCGAGCGCCATGATGGGCGGCGCCTACCTGGTCACCCGGTACGAGGACGTCCTGCGGGTGGTGCACGACCCCGGCACGTTCTCGTCGGTCGGGTCACTGCCGGTGCCGGCGGCCTCGAACCCGCCGGAGGTGATTCGCGCGCTGCCCGGGTTCGCGCTCGTGGAGACGATCGCGAGCGGAGTCGAGGTGGACGCGCCACGGCACACCCGGATGCGGACGAACTTCCTGCGCGCCCATCGCGGTCCCCGGGTGAGCGCGCTCGCGCCGCGCATCGAGCAGCAGGCGCACGCGTTGCTGGACGAGGTCGCCGCCGACGGCCGGGCCGACCTGGCCGCCGCGTACGCCGACCCGTTGACGCTGTGGGCGACGAACACGCTGCTCGGCGTACCGGAGGCGGATCATCGGCGGTTCGAGGGCTGGGCGCACGCGATGGCCGCGATCCTGACCCCGACCGCGCCGCTGGACCGCAAGCTCGAGGCGGCCCGGCAGCTGCACGAGTACCAGGACTGGGCCGCGGACTGGGTGCGCGACCGGCGGGAGTCGCCGCGGGACGACGTCTTCTCGACGTACGCCGCGGGCGATCCCGGCGCCGGCGTCGCGCCGCTGCAGGACGACGAGCTGCTCTACAGCGCGCTGCTGCACTGGGTCGCGGGCTTCGACACGACCCGCAACGGCATTCTCTCCACGCTCTTCCTGATGCTGCGCGAACCGGCACTGTGGGAGCGCGCGACCGACGCCCGCCAGGTCGAGGACATCGTCGAGGAGGCACTGCGGATGGACGCGCCGCATCGCGGGCTGCTGCGCGTCACCACCCGCGACGTCACCGTCGGCGGCGTCGACCTGCCCGCCGGAACACCGCTGCTGCTGATGTTCGGCTCGGCGAACCGCGACGAACGCTTCTTCCCCGACCCGGACATCTGCGTGCTGGACCGGCCGAACGCGCGGCAGCACCTGTCCTTCGGTGCCGGCGACCACCGCTGCCCCGGCGCGACCATGGCTCGCTACGAGCTGCGTACGGCGGCCCGGGTCGCCGCCACCCGCTTGCCCACCGCCCGGCTCGACGGCGAACCGCGGTGGCGGGCCGACTACTTCTTCCGCGGCCTCGAGCTACTCAACGTCACCTGGTGA
- a CDS encoding PP2C family protein-serine/threonine phosphatase, with protein MTDRPARAEGSPGPVEDSAEEVYESAPSGHLSTAMDGRIVKINATLLDWIGLPREAVVGRLRFTDLLTVGGRLYHETHFAPLLRMQGEISGVALELKQPAGGRLPVLVSSAVKRDAAGEPLLIRTTVFDAHIRRAYEEELLRGRQAAEAAQRQAETDRARLKDALAVLQQSLLPATLPQVPALEVAAYYHMASPEQLGGDFYDVFAVDRNRWAFFLGDVCGKGPAAAAVTSLARYTLRAAAMHDPGAAIGTLNAVLHQRYTDGDPRYCTAVFGTLVPDPGSGRVAVKFASGGHPPPLLLRADGSSSFLDSEDGTLIGILPASNFPPTGIVLAPGDTLLLYTDGLTEARVGGPRDFYGDEALRTLATQYAGAPAQTLIDALSAVLHSFQVPLADDTALLAFSVPAPSHRAAEGQD; from the coding sequence ATGACGGACCGCCCAGCGCGGGCCGAAGGATCGCCCGGCCCGGTCGAGGACAGTGCCGAGGAGGTCTACGAGAGCGCGCCCAGTGGCCACCTGTCGACCGCGATGGACGGCAGGATCGTCAAGATCAACGCGACCCTGCTCGACTGGATCGGTCTGCCCCGGGAGGCCGTGGTGGGGCGGCTGCGGTTCACCGACCTGCTGACCGTCGGGGGCCGGCTGTACCACGAGACGCACTTCGCACCGCTGCTGCGGATGCAGGGCGAGATCAGCGGCGTCGCTCTCGAGCTCAAGCAGCCGGCGGGCGGCCGGCTGCCGGTGCTGGTGTCGTCGGCCGTCAAGCGGGACGCCGCCGGCGAGCCGCTGCTGATCCGGACCACCGTCTTCGACGCCCACATCCGGCGCGCGTACGAGGAGGAACTGCTGCGGGGCCGGCAGGCGGCCGAGGCGGCGCAACGGCAGGCGGAGACCGACCGTGCCCGGTTGAAGGACGCGCTGGCCGTTCTCCAGCAGTCGTTGCTGCCGGCCACCTTGCCGCAGGTGCCGGCGCTGGAGGTCGCGGCGTACTACCACATGGCCTCGCCCGAGCAGCTCGGCGGCGACTTCTACGACGTGTTCGCCGTGGATCGCAACCGCTGGGCGTTTTTCCTCGGCGACGTCTGCGGCAAGGGTCCGGCGGCCGCGGCGGTCACCTCGCTGGCGCGCTACACCCTGCGCGCCGCCGCGATGCACGACCCCGGCGCCGCGATCGGCACGCTGAACGCCGTACTGCACCAGCGGTACACCGACGGTGACCCGCGCTACTGCACCGCCGTCTTCGGGACACTCGTGCCAGACCCCGGCAGCGGCCGTGTCGCCGTGAAGTTTGCTTCCGGTGGGCATCCGCCGCCGCTGCTGCTGCGCGCCGACGGCAGCAGCAGCTTCCTGGACAGCGAGGACGGGACACTGATCGGCATCCTGCCCGCGAGCAACTTCCCGCCGACCGGCATCGTGCTCGCGCCCGGGGACACGCTGCTGCTCTACACCGACGGCCTGACCGAGGCACGGGTCGGCGGCCCGCGTGACTTCTACGGCGACGAAGCCCTGCGAACCCTGGCCACCCAGTACGCCGGAGCGCCGGCCCAGACGCTGATCGACGCGCTCTCCGCCGTCCTGCACAGCTTCCAGGTCCCGCTCGCGGACGACACCGCGCTGCTCGCGTTCAGCGTTCCCGCCCCTTCCCACCGGGCAGCCGAGGGCCAAGACTGA